The genomic region GGGAGTCGAGTTAATCGACGGGGGCAATAACTTACAATTTCCACCGAAAAATCCCGACGATGGGAACGATGTCAATATTACGGCGAACGTGACGATCGCCGATCCGAAACTCGGACCGTTACAAGATAATGGGGCGGGAATTCTCACTCATGCTTTATTAGACGGCAGTCCGGCCCTCAATGCGGGGGCCTCTTCGGTAACGACGGACCAACGAGGGGTAAGCCGCAATCAGCCCGATATCGGATCGTTCGAGCAATTCAGCCTCGATTTTGTCGAAACGGTCTCGACGGGAGAGGAACCCACCGAAGGTTCACTCGCGCAGGACGTGCAGGTGCAGTTGACTCAAGCCCTCGATTTCGATCTCAATATTCCCTACAGGGTGACTGGGGGGACGGCGACGGCGAATAGCGATTTTACCGAACCGTCGGGTCTGCTGACGATTCCGGCGGGGGCGACGACGGCGGCGATTTCGTTACCGATTCTCGCCGATGGTGAGGCGGAAGCGGCGGAAACGGTGCAACTGAGTTTGACGCCGCCGTCGGGTGGGGTGTATGGGTTGGGACCGAATCGGGTTCATACTCACACGATCGCGGCGAATTCGACAACGGCGCTGCCCGTTCCGGCGAATCCGAGTCGTTTGGTGGCGACGGCGCAATCGGCGACGGCGGTACAGTTAAGTTGGCAAGACAATAGCGATAGCGAAACGGGATTTAAGCTGGAGCGATCGCCGGATAATACGACCTGGGAGGCGATCGCCACCACGGAGGCGAATATCACCAGTTATCTCGATTCCGGACTGGCGGCAGATCGTCAATATTATTATCGCCTCAGCGCGATCGGCGATGGGAGTCGTTCGGATTTAATTACGGCGGAGGTGACCACACCCGTTGTCGAGAATCCGGTAGAGAATCCGACGGACCATCCGATCGCGCCGATGTTGACCGATTCTGATGTGGCGAGTGGGGACGGGTCGGATCCCCAGGGACTCGTCTGTCCCTGTGAGAGTTTGCCGAGTTCGAGTGAGTTGCGTCAGTCGGTCGAACCGCCGGGGAGCGATCGCGCGGTGGTCGCGAGTGCCAACGATGATTTTTACTGGGGAACGCCAGAAAATGAGGCGATTTCCGGTTTGGACGGTTTCGACTACCTCCTGGGAATGGAAGGCGGCGATCGCATTGAGGGAGATGGCGGTAACGATCTACTCCACGGCAATATCGGCAACGATTGGCTCGATGGCGGGGTCGGTGACGATACTTTGTTCGGTGGAAAGGACGACGATTTACTGTTCGGTGGTGGGGACAACGATGCTCTGTTCGGGGATTGGGGGAACGATACCTTGTTCGCCGACGACGGGGATGATTTTCTCAATGGCAATCGCCAGAATGACTGGCTGTATGGTGGTGGCGGGAATGACACGATTCACGGGGGCAAACAAAATGACACCCTCATGGGTGAGTGGGGCGACGATACGTTATTTGGGGATTTGGACGACGATCTCGTTTGTGGCAATGAGGGCCGTGACGTGCTGTTGGGCAATGTCGGCAAAGATGTTCTCTGTGGCGGTTTGGATGACGATACGGTTTACGGCGGGAAGGACGACGACGTGCTGTTTGGCGAAGCGGGTGACGACGTGCTGTCGGGGGATTTGGGCAACGATATCGTTGTCGGCGGGGCGGGTCGCGATCGCTTCGTCTTGCGCGAGGATGGCGGTCACGATGTCATTGTCGATTTTGAAGTCGGGGTCGATTTGCTGGCTTTGAGCGGGGGATTGACGCCGGATGCGGTGGAATTTGTCGCGGGGGATCGAGGGACGATCGTTCGTCTCGCAGGGGGCGATCGCCTGTTGGCGACGTTAGAAAATGTCAGTGCGGACGAACTCAGTACCGGAGATCTGACGTTGATTTAAGGGTCTGGCGGAGCCCCGGGCCGTCCGGGCAAATTTTTTCAGTCCGGGGGATAGGCAAGCATGGAGAAAGCTGCTACAATGGGTCAGGTTATTGCCAAGCCGATGTAGCTCAGAGGCCAGAGCATTCGATTCGTAATCGAATGGTCGCGGGTTCGACTCCCGCCATCGGCTTTGCGCCTGGAGAAATAAAGGACTTTGGGCGTTTGATTTTGGAAGGGTTTGACTCCTTCCAGATGTCCGACGAACTGCAACAGAAAGCTCCCCATTTTGGGGGGCTTTCAACTGTATGGGGAGATCTTGGCGAGGGCTGGAGACAGGTTAACATTGGGAGCGGCGATCGCCGGGTTGAGATGGAGGAATGAGTCAGAAGGATTCGCGGCGTCCGAGACTCAAGATCGGGCGATCGCGGTTGGAAAATTGGCTCGAAGTCGTGGCGATCGCCAGTTTAATCTTGGCGATCGTCTTTCCGATGACCGTCTGGAACGAGCTTCCGGAAGAGATTCCCGTCGATTTTTCCTTAAACGGACAACCGAGTTTATGGGGTTCTAAACTGTCGATTTGGCTGTATCCGGTCTGCGCGGCGATCGGCTATCTGGTGATGACGGTAGCCCGTTTCTATCCCCACACCTTTCACTATTCGGTTCGGATTACGCCAGAAAATGCACGCAGGCAGTATCAAAATGCCCTGTACTGGTTGAGTTGGACCAAAGTCAGCTTTATTTTGACCTTCGGATTTGTCGAGTGGCAAACGGTTCGGATCGCATTCGGGGAGCGCGATCGCCTCGACTGGAAAGGAATTGTGGTTTTATTGGCGATCTTTTTGGGGGTAAACTTCGTTTATCGAGATCGCCGCGATCGCGACGGCTAAATCTAGACCCAAGGGTGAGAAAAACGCACAACTTCCCGCAAAATACGGCAACGATCGCCTCAGTTGTGCCTCAATTTTTTACAGGTCTATCCATCAGAAATGATTATCCATTGGGGGGATTTATCCAAAGCATAAAATTAAAAATCTAAAATCTTCACGCTAAATTCTAAAATGTTAATCGTGCTACGGTAGCATACTGTTAGCGAGAAGGAGCGCGTCTGATGGCTACAAAAAATATTCGGATTGTGGGCTATTTACCGCCACCGTACCACGAGAAACTGCGCGAATACATGGACGAACACGACCTCAGCGAAAGTGCGGCGCTGGTAAAGATGGTCAAGCAGTTTTTTGACGGTCCGGTGGCGTCCCCTCACGCGGAGGAACTCTCGGAAGTGCAAACGGCGATCGCGGCGTTGCAAAACCAAGTCGAACATTTACAGCAGCGCGTCAGCCTTTTGGAAGCGGAAAGTCAGCCTTCGCGCCGTCAAAGCCGACTGGTAGGCAAAAGCCCGAATCGGTCGGGTCATTCCGGGAATTTAACCCGTCAGGGATCCGCCGATCTCGCCCGCCGTCTCGGGGTAACGTCCAAAACCATTTTAGAGGCGGTAGAACAAGGGGAGGACTATTTTCACAAGTGGTCGCAACAGCGAGATCCGGCGGGTCGGGCTTGGCAAAAACGGGGGAGTTGGTTTTATTCCGTGGGGGAATAGGGGGAAATTTTTGAGGTGTCAGCCCTTCATCCTACCCCATAAAGCTAACCCACCGCCGCGTCCTCGGGCGGCGATCGCGGTGTCGGTGACGAGAAAATAAGCAAAAAACGCTTGTTTGGCGATGCGATCGCGGTAAAATCCGGCTTCGCCGCTTTGTCCGCCGCGAATGTCGCCACCGTAGAGCTTGGCGCCAAAAACTTTGACCTGCATTTGGGTAAAATCAAAAGCGACGATATTTTTAGGCGGTATAAATTTCGTCGGACCGCTCAACGTCACTCGCAGCATTCCTAAATTGACCTGATTGCGAACTCGTCCGATCGCCTCGCACCCATCGAGATCCGGGGATTGGGCGAGGGAGAGGTAACTCAGTTCGATCTCGACCCAAGGGGGAAGGTAAAGCCCGGAACCAATTAAATTTCCGGCCTGTTGGCGGGTTTTTTGGGTTCCGGTGACGAAACATAAACGCCAGGTTCCCAAAAATTCCTCGAAATAATGGCGATGTTTGGAAGTTTTGGCGAGGCGTTCGGCCTTTAAAAGAGCTTCGACCACCGTTTCCGGTTTCGGTTTGTCGGGAGAGTGGGCGAGGACGCTGTTGACGGCGCGATCGAGTAGGAGTATAGAATCGTCTTGCATCTTCTAGTTAATTTTTGATTCAGCTTAGTTCTTGACGGGAGAGAAAGAGAGGAACGCGGGAGGGGCGATCGCCTTCATTTAACTTATCAGTTAACGAATAGGTGGATCGAACCGCTATCTTATGCGGATGTCGTTTCGCTAAATTAGAACTAATGGGTCAGTAGGGGTTGGCTTGAGGTTTTCTCTAACCGAGTTAATCCTTTTTAAAACAACTACACGACTGACGAGTTGCGCGATCGCATACTCGACGATCGCAAGACCATCATTCAATTCTCACCCTCACAATCAGAGGCTCGTTATGGAAAATTTGGCTTATTTAGAAGTGCTGGCCGACCGCGATCCGCAAGTCGATCCCCCGGTCGCCATTGCCACTCACTTTAACTGGAAAAAGCTCTCGGCGGCTGCCAGTTTTACCCTACTCGGATTGACTCCGAGCTTATTGTTAGTCGTTCACACTCAAGCCAGTTTGGCGGCGTTGCGTTTCGGCGATCGCGGTCCGCAAGTCACCGAACTGCAAGCACAACTGATGGATGCCGGAATTTACAACGGTCCGGTCAACGGTTATTTTGGGCCGCAAACGGAAGCGGCGGTCAAGCGTTTTCAAGAACGACACCAGACGATCGCCGATGGGGTGGTCGGTTCGGCGACCGAATCGCTCTTACAATCTCCTCACACTCAATATATTGACTTCGGTAAGGGCGATCGCGGCGAAAAGGTCGTGCGCTGGCAGCAAAGTTTATCGATTCTCGGTTACTATTTCGGCCCGATTTCGGGCATTTACGACGAAGGAACCACCGTCGCCGTCCGCGATTTTCAGCGCGATTACGGCTTGCCGATCGACGGGAGGGCCAATACCAACACTCAAATCGCCGTAGAGGAGGCGATCGTCTTTACTCCCGGCGCCGATCCGGTGGATGTCACGCCGAGTCGCCGTCTGGACGATACCCGCGAAACCCCTAACCCATCGATCGAACTGTTAGCCAGAGGGGAACTGTTGGCGAGAGGCGATCGCGGTCCGCAAGTCGAGCAGTTGCAAGATCGATTGCTGGCCCTGGGGTACTTCCACGGTCCGCGTACGGGATATTTCGGTCCGCTTACGGAAACCGCCGTCCGCAGCTTTCAAGCGGACTATCATCTCGCCGTCGATGGCAAGGTCGGCAGCACGACTGCGACTATTTTATCTCAAACTGACCTCGGCGACCCTTCTGTGCCCGGCGATCGCGCCCAACTGGCGCGCGGCGATCGCGGTTCCGAGGTGGAAGCACTACAGCGTCAGTTAATGAGTGCGGGCTATTTTCACGGTCCGGTTACCGGATATTTCGGCCCGCTTACCGAGGAAGCGGTCGAGCAGTTGCAGCGCGATCGTCAGCTCTATGCCGATGGGGTTGCCGGCCCGAATACCCAAAATATTTTAGTTAGCTTGTTGCGATCGGTCGAGTGAGCCATCCCCAACTTTCTAGGGCGGTCGTTGGGGCCGCTTTTTTTATTGTCGTAATTGGTGCAGAACTTGACGCTGAATTTCGATAAATTTCGGGGTCAATTTGGTTTCTAAATCCCGATCGCGATCGAGATCGACTCGGATTTCCGCTTTAATTCTACCGGGATGCGCGCTCATGATATAGATACGTTGGGACAGGAAAATCGCTTCTTCCACATCGTGGGTAATCGTTAAAATTGTGGTGTGAGTTTGCTCCCACAAATTTAACAGAAAAAGCTGCATTTGTTCCCGGGTTTGCGCGTCTAAGGCTCCAAAGGGTTCGTCCATTAATAACACTTCCGGTTCGTTGGCTAAGGCGCGGGCGATCGCCACCCGTTGTTTCATCCCTCCCGAGAGTTGTTTGGGATAAGCATTGGCGAATTGACTCAAGCCGACGACTTCTAAATAATAAGCTATTTTCTCTTTTTGCCGCGATCGCGAGACTCCTTTGAGTTTCAATCCAAATGCAATATTATCCGCTACACTCAACCAGGGAAATAAAGAATAGTTCTGAAAAATCATGCCGCGATCGCTCCCCGGTCCGCGCACGATGTGACCGTCAACGAGGACTTCTCCCGTACTCGGAGGTGTCAATCCGGCAATGATGTTGAGTAAGGTGGATTTTCCACATCCGGACGCGCCGACGATCGAAACAAATTCATTGGCTTCTAAGTGCAAGTCGATCGCCGCTAAAACGTGAAAGCGATCGAAGTATTTGTCAACCCCACGTACTTGCAATTTCGCTTCGCCGAATTCGGTCATTCTTTCCAGAGAGTTTTGAGATGGCTTTTGAGATGGCTCAGTTAGTTTAGCTCGCTGTTGCGACAGAAATTATGCGACAGAAATTATGCGACAAAAATATGCGACAAAGATTATAAAAAAAATGACGATCTTTTTTTTATAAAGAAATGTAAGGCAGGCGATCGCGGGGGCGCGTTCTATGATACATTTATATCATAATGGAAATCTGACGAAAATTTTTATTTTTACACAGATTCCCATTATGATATAAATCATACCAAACTTCAGCCGCCAGCGCAATCCCTATTCGAGCAAATTTCGCGCAAAAATCGATAAATTTTTGTAAAAAAATATTGCAAAAGTAGCCAAAAAATACAGCGATCGCCGGGATGTTAGAATCCAGGATCGAGTAACTCCTGCCAGTATACCTCAGCAGCCCATGCCGCGATCGCGCCCATCCTATTTAAAACCGTCTGTGTTTTGGAGTATTCGTCAAGGATTCCCCAAAAAACTAAAACTCGCCCTTTCAACAATTGCCCTCGTCATCCCCCTAATCTTGTGGACGATCGTCAGTTATAGCGGTTGGGTAACGCCGATGATTTTACCCACGCCAACCGCCGTTATCGAAGCGGCGATCGTCATGTTTTTTCAAGAAAACTTATGGGTAGATATTGCCGTCAGTTTCACCAGAGTTGCCCTAGGGTTTCTAGCGGCGGCGGCGATCGGCATTCCGATCGGCATAGCCATGGGAACCTTTTACAGTATGGAAAGTCTGTTCGGTCCGATTGTCGGAACCGTTCGTTATATGCCCGTTGCCGCCTTTATTCCCTTATTAATCGTCTGGTTTGGCTTGGGAGAACTATCAAAAGTCGCGATTATTTTTCTCGGAATTATCTTCTATAACGCGATCATGATCGCCGACGCCGTTAAATTTATCCCCAACGAACTTTTAAACGCCGCTTATACCCTCGGGGCCGATCGCAAAGCGATTCTCTGGCGCGTCATTTTACCCGCCTCGGTTCCCAGTATTCTCGACACCTTGCGGGTCAATATTGCTGGGGCGTGGAATTTCCTCGTCATCTCCGAACTGATTGCCGCCGATCGCGGTTTGGGCTTTAGAATTGTTAGAGCACAACGGTACGTACAAACGGATAAAGTTTTAGTCAGTATTGTCGTGATTGGGGCGATCGGATTGTTACTCGATTATGGCTTTAAAATCGTTTCGCGCAAACTCACCCCCTGGGCCGAACATTCCACCCATTAATACCATCGTCAAAGCAATTCAGAGGTGAAAGAAATGATTCAATATTAACTTATCCCGCCGCTTCACTTTGCAATGCTTTGACAAATTGTGGTTCGATGAATGGTTCTAAGTCGGGAATCTTATCGATTTGACCTTGAGATTGGAGAAACTTCGCCAAAGATTGCATCGACTTTAATAAATAAACGGGACTATTCGGATCGGCCAACATTTCTACATTTGCAGCTAAATCGGGCAGTTTGACCCCTTGTAGATCGCTTTTCAAGCTTTCGGGAGTGACGCCCAAACGTTGGGAGGCGATCGCCAATCCTTCATCGGGATTTGTTTTCAAAAACTCCAATCCTCGTAAAACTCCAGAGACAAAAGCCCGTACGGCTTGGGGATTTTCTTCAACAAAATCCGCATCAAAAACATATAAATCAGTAATAGCCGTGGGCATTTTTGAGGAATCGTAAATAATGCGTCCGTCTTTTTGAACTTCGTTCGCTTGTTTTAAAAACGGGGCATAAGTCACTGCAATATCAATATTGCCCGATTGATAAGCCGCCGCCGCCGCATCGGGTCCGGCATTGACGAGGGTAAAATCTCCCGAACCCAAGCCGACGGTATCGAGGACTTGCAATAAAAAAAAGTGGCTGACGCTGGCTTCTTCTACAGCAATTCGTTGTCCTTTAAAGTCGGAAATGGTTTTGATTTTATTCCTCGCTAAAATACCGTCGCCGCCGACGGAATTATCTTGAACTAAGACGATGCGAAATCGTTTTCCTCGGGCCGCGAGGCTGACCGCTTCGGAGACGACGGGAGAAACGGCATTGAGTTGACCGGAAATAAAGGCGGTGTTGCCGTCGGTATTGGTTCCGAAAACTTTAATGTCTAAATTTAAGTTTAAGTCTTGAAAAAAACCTTTTTCTTGGGCGATGTAAAGGGGAGTAGAACCGACCCAAGTAAACAAACCAATGGAGGCGGTATTGGCGGACGATCGCCGATCGCCGGGAGTGCAGGCGTGGAGAACGAGTCCTCCGGTGATTCCGGCAACGAGTTGTAAGGTTTGGCGACGAGTCCACAGTCGGTTCATAACAGGTTCGGGATGAGAATTTGGGTTTAGTTTAGCTTAGAAAATGAATAAATTTTTGGGAATCGGGAATTGTTTTTAAGGAGGAATGAATGAGTTGAAGAAGGTAGATCGGTGGAAGGGATGTTGTTGATGGCGATCGCCCCTTTTCGGAGAGGAGTTAAGATCGCGATCGCCCCTGGGGAGTGTAACCGCTTAGATATTCGGAAATTTGACGGTGGACGAATAAATAACCGCCACCGACTTTATACATCAGTCCGATAGTGACGAGGCGATCGAGAAAATCGGCATATTTCCAAGGCATGTGACCGCTAAAGGTGAGGATGAGACGCAAACATAAATGTTGAATGCAGGAATTTCCGGCGGCAAAAATGCCCAACAGAAAGCCCGCGATCGCCCCTCGGAGGGGAGAAAAGGCAAAACCGACGGCGACGGGAATCGCGAGTATGCCACCCACGCATCCGACGATCGCCGCTTGTTTCGCCCGTTTCCAGATGCCTCGATTGGGGTAACTGTGAGGATCGATCGCGCGATCGATCGGGTTGATGCGGGTTAACATTTTGCGGACGAGTTTGGGGGTGAGGCGGCGAAAAATCAGTTTGCTGACCAGGCGATAGGGATAGCGCAAGATTTTGCGACGCAACCCATTCCACAGGAGGCGGGCGATCGGTCGGCGGAGGGAATGACCGAGAATTCCAGCTAAGGGTTGGAGGGTTCGGAAGGTCAGCGTACTGAGGGATCCGCCGATTCCGCGCAACCATCCGGCGGCGATCGGAGTGCGGATAAATTGGAAGATCCGGGCGATCGCCACTCCCGCCGGACCGCGCAAACTGCCGATCGCCAAGCCACTGAGGACGCCACTACCCATGCCGATCGTCGGTCCGGTGAGGATACCCCGTGCGATCCAAACGAGGAGGATATACAGGTAATATTGCCAGCGATGGGGCAGCCAATCCGAGTGTAATTGTTCGAGATAAAACAAGCTGCGGGCGCGATCGCCGGGTCGTCGGGCCAGCCACAACAGCCAGCGTCGCACCCGATCGCGGCGGTAGGGCAGGCGATCGCAGGCGCGATCGATCGCCGTCTGGATGTAGTTGTCGATCGTGCGATCGCCGAGGTCGTCGCCGTGACTGGCGATCGCCTTGAGGGTCAACACGGTGACGGCGCGATCGCCACCCACCGGGAGTTTGCCCTCGGGGTGACCGTTGAAATAGTGCTGGATTTGCACCGCCGTGGGCGATCGCACGCCGATCGCGCAATCGAACTGCACCCGAGTCGCCACTTCGTGAGCTTCCTCGGTCCGACTCGTGCCGACGATTGTGAGGTCGGGATACTGTTCGATAAAGCGATTGAGGGCTTCGGAACAGGGCTGCTGTTTCTCGATCCCGAGGGCGTCCAATCCTTCCAGACAGAGGATGAAGGGAAGACGATCGCCGTCGTCGTCGAACCATTCCCGAGCGATGGCAGGGGAGATTTGATACAAAGTATGAAGTTGGGCGATCGTCCACTGGGCGATCGGGCAGTCTTCCCCGGGCCAAGAGGCGAGGTCAAAAATCAGGGGAATGGGAGCATTTGGGTTATTTTCGGCGAGTTCGAGGCGATCGCGAACCCATTGTAAGAGTAAGATCGTTTTACCCGCCCCCGCCGAACCGAGAATCAGCAGAGTTTCCCCGGCTTTGACGTCGAGCAAGTGGTGGCGATCTCCCGTGGGTTGGGGAATTGTGAGATTTCCGGCAACGGAGCGCACTTCGAGATCTAAATGTAATTCTTCCCGACCGTGCAACGC from Oxynema aestuarii AP17 harbors:
- a CDS encoding peptidoglycan-binding domain-containing protein is translated as MENLAYLEVLADRDPQVDPPVAIATHFNWKKLSAAASFTLLGLTPSLLLVVHTQASLAALRFGDRGPQVTELQAQLMDAGIYNGPVNGYFGPQTEAAVKRFQERHQTIADGVVGSATESLLQSPHTQYIDFGKGDRGEKVVRWQQSLSILGYYFGPISGIYDEGTTVAVRDFQRDYGLPIDGRANTNTQIAVEEAIVFTPGADPVDVTPSRRLDDTRETPNPSIELLARGELLARGDRGPQVEQLQDRLLALGYFHGPRTGYFGPLTETAVRSFQADYHLAVDGKVGSTTATILSQTDLGDPSVPGDRAQLARGDRGSEVEALQRQLMSAGYFHGPVTGYFGPLTEEAVEQLQRDRQLYADGVAGPNTQNILVSLLRSVE
- a CDS encoding DUF4347 domain-containing protein, with translation MNNRIQATLERCQATTATKIELVFIDLGIENPRELLAGVRPGSVAIALDRDRNGIEQIAETIEQYGDRPEKIGKIHIFAHGRPGEIELGNRKLNQKSFSRDRHHLERWVKGWSEDGELHLYGCRVAGDRGQNFLYKLAKFLGVNIAASEHLIGKVGVETHWNLEFATGKIERNFPLEKTAIANYTGVLAMLNVTNTNDSGAGSLRAAIAQALPGDTIVFDSNLSNSTIRLSSGQLEINKNLIIDGANAPGLTISGNNASRVFDVKNDVNFNPVTFTLRNAIVADGKTTQNGEEGAGAGIRTDNRTTLIVENSQFINNFANGEGGGAIFGGWRSKNTIANSRFEGNGSSGNGTSGKTERGGGAIAVKSESQTTVTDSEFTNNQGTLGGAINTLLGGLTVETSIFLNNDSLSNGGIGYGGAIYTDGASDLNDPDSGTIAIRNSHFEGNTGQGQGGALFLYVYNPDRVVVENSTIVNNTVLEAANGDALGGGVRIGNGDVRITNTTIANNRAYSQGGGLWLGESATLSMVNSTFSGNRAESADGNSGLGGAMMLNHKDGFNATIDHTTVANNYAGFQGGAFWGNGNRTTLSNSIFDRNTAGNGGNDWNNKQQTGVELIDGGNNLQFPPKNPDDGNDVNITANVTIADPKLGPLQDNGAGILTHALLDGSPALNAGASSVTTDQRGVSRNQPDIGSFEQFSLDFVETVSTGEEPTEGSLAQDVQVQLTQALDFDLNIPYRVTGGTATANSDFTEPSGLLTIPAGATTAAISLPILADGEAEAAETVQLSLTPPSGGVYGLGPNRVHTHTIAANSTTALPVPANPSRLVATAQSATAVQLSWQDNSDSETGFKLERSPDNTTWEAIATTEANITSYLDSGLAADRQYYYRLSAIGDGSRSDLITAEVTTPVVENPVENPTDHPIAPMLTDSDVASGDGSDPQGLVCPCESLPSSSELRQSVEPPGSDRAVVASANDDFYWGTPENEAISGLDGFDYLLGMEGGDRIEGDGGNDLLHGNIGNDWLDGGVGDDTLFGGKDDDLLFGGGDNDALFGDWGNDTLFADDGDDFLNGNRQNDWLYGGGGNDTIHGGKQNDTLMGEWGDDTLFGDLDDDLVCGNEGRDVLLGNVGKDVLCGGLDDDTVYGGKDDDVLFGEAGDDVLSGDLGNDIVVGGAGRDRFVLREDGGHDVIVDFEVGVDLLALSGGLTPDAVEFVAGDRGTIVRLAGGDRLLATLENVSADELSTGDLTLI
- a CDS encoding DUF1648 domain-containing protein, which produces MSQKDSRRPRLKIGRSRLENWLEVVAIASLILAIVFPMTVWNELPEEIPVDFSLNGQPSLWGSKLSIWLYPVCAAIGYLVMTVARFYPHTFHYSVRITPENARRQYQNALYWLSWTKVSFILTFGFVEWQTVRIAFGERDRLDWKGIVVLLAIFLGVNFVYRDRRDRDG
- a CDS encoding ABC transporter substrate-binding protein, encoding MNRLWTRRQTLQLVAGITGGLVLHACTPGDRRSSANTASIGLFTWVGSTPLYIAQEKGFFQDLNLNLDIKVFGTNTDGNTAFISGQLNAVSPVVSEAVSLAARGKRFRIVLVQDNSVGGDGILARNKIKTISDFKGQRIAVEEASVSHFFLLQVLDTVGLGSGDFTLVNAGPDAAAAAYQSGNIDIAVTYAPFLKQANEVQKDGRIIYDSSKMPTAITDLYVFDADFVEENPQAVRAFVSGVLRGLEFLKTNPDEGLAIASQRLGVTPESLKSDLQGVKLPDLAANVEMLADPNSPVYLLKSMQSLAKFLQSQGQIDKIPDLEPFIEPQFVKALQSEAAG
- a CDS encoding ABC transporter ATP-binding protein, with the translated sequence MTEFGEAKLQVRGVDKYFDRFHVLAAIDLHLEANEFVSIVGASGCGKSTLLNIIAGLTPPSTGEVLVDGHIVRGPGSDRGMIFQNYSLFPWLSVADNIAFGLKLKGVSRSRQKEKIAYYLEVVGLSQFANAYPKQLSGGMKQRVAIARALANEPEVLLMDEPFGALDAQTREQMQLFLLNLWEQTHTTILTITHDVEEAIFLSQRIYIMSAHPGRIKAEIRVDLDRDRDLETKLTPKFIEIQRQVLHQLRQ
- a CDS encoding ABC transporter permease yields the protein MFWSIRQGFPKKLKLALSTIALVIPLILWTIVSYSGWVTPMILPTPTAVIEAAIVMFFQENLWVDIAVSFTRVALGFLAAAAIGIPIGIAMGTFYSMESLFGPIVGTVRYMPVAAFIPLLIVWFGLGELSKVAIIFLGIIFYNAIMIADAVKFIPNELLNAAYTLGADRKAILWRVILPASVPSILDTLRVNIAGAWNFLVISELIAADRGLGFRIVRAQRYVQTDKVLVSIVVIGAIGLLLDYGFKIVSRKLTPWAEHSTH